TGCCTGCAGCTACCCGACCTGCTCGGCCTGCCCGCTGATTGGCTGAGGcctgcaaaaatatttatttaacactatttagcataaaatgtgtattaaaaaaacaaaacaaaaaaaacaaataggcgtattaggaataaaaatgtcattGCAGTCAAGTAACTTAtgtcctacatgccctgtccttctaattaactcatttctaatcctgtctatactcgtcactcccaacgaaaacctcagcatcttcagctctgctacctccagctccacctcctgtcttttactcaatgtcactgtctctaatccatacagctatcactcttctccacccactccaccctgcctgcactcttttctccacttctctaacacacactccattactttgcacagttgacccctggtacctgaactcctccaccttctccacctcttctccctgcaaccgcaccactccactgccctccctctcattcacacacatgtactctgtctctccagcatgtacctccacctctctaggctcttctcaacctgctcactactctcaccacaaatcacaatatcattcacaaacatcatagttcttggagactcctgtctgacctcttccatcacgactgcaaacaggaaagggctcagagccgatccttgatgcagtccaacctccaccttgaaccagtcagtcgtttctactgcacacttcactgctgtcacactgtcctcatatgTGTCCTGCACCACCCATACTTACTTcactgacacacctgacttcctcatacaataccacaactcctctctccaccctgtcttTACGCcatctttaaatccacaaacacacaatgcaactccttctgaccttctttatacttctccatcaacattctcaaagcaaataatgcacctgtggtgctcttcctcggcatgaaaccatactgttgctcacagattgtcacctcttctctcagcctggcttccactactctttcccataacttcgttgtgtgactgatcaaatttattcccctgtagttactgcaggtctgcacatctcccttattcttaaaaaaatggttccagcacacttctccattcctcacgtatcctctcaccttccaaaatcgtgttaaacaatcttgttaaaaactccactgccatcagTCTAATGAGATTGcaaataatatttcaatataaaagaaaaaacattgagtAATTATGTTCTCTTTGCACAATCAATGCAATGAGTTATATATGGCATGTTTAAGTACATTATTGAAGCATTACTAAGCAGAAACAACAATTGTTAATCCTAATTACTTGAACAAGAGGAAAATCCTGGTCgaaatgtcagtgtgtgtcgGAGTGTCAAAAAGCAAAGCAAGGTGTGGATTGAGGTCAGAAAGTGAGGATTTACATGTGCAGTTTTTGCTATGTTTAAGTTGCATCTATAAGCCTTTTATTTATCCTTGGCTAAAAACATGTGGATAGAGTAACAGGTGTTAAACATAGGAAACTGAAATTAACACCTCATTGGcactatttctttttcaaaatgcGAGTCCCCCTGTGGCACAGCAGCATtatgttaaataaagaaaaaaaaaagaagtacatCCGTTACCCTTGAGCATGGCGTAACAATCAGAGACTCCATCCCTGTTCTGGCATTGTAGCTCTTCTGTTTGCAGAAGCCTGGGTCGATCACGTAGATGATGCCGTCAATGGTGAGGGAGGTTTCTGCTATGTTTGTGGCTACTACAACCTGAGAaattgatcagaaataaaatgttttggatTTGATAATATAGCGGTATTTTACTTTGTTGAATCTATCACACGGAGGCCCACTCCTGCCAGTCAAGAACAGTAATACCAGGCAATTTACCAAAAGACCAGGAAGCAGTTTTTACCCTCCAATCTGTAACTGAATCCTGAAATCTGCATATGTGGCTTAAGGTTAATACAGTACGTACGGGTATGTAGAAGTGCTCCTATGTGTTTTTACACATGAGATGGCACGGAGAGCAcagtgttacattttttgtttttttatttattaattatatttcttaatgtatatatttatttttttcttcctttagtACATTTTCCTGatttcattcttaaaaaaaaaaataaagttcagtagtattttttaattgagtgtttgttcattttttatccagtatccattttaaaaactattggttgattaattggttatcagCAAAAACGATCCAACACAGCTatcggtatcagtaaaatccactatcagtTGACCTCTAGTTATAAacatagcctaattatttgttagatcaTAACATATTGAGCActcacagaaaaaagtttgggtAACCCAGGATTTGAACTTGGTCAGTTAATTCCTACATTTAgttaataaacagttattacaGTCATATGATCAACTAAACAGTGGAGGAAACGTGTTGAAGTACCTTCCGAGCTCCAGGTGGTGTGGGGTTAAAGATTTTAGCTTGCATGTCTGAGGGCAGGTTGGCATAAATCGGTAGGACAATAAGCTCAGAGATTTTTGAGCCAAGCCTCCTACATCTCTCCTGCAGAAGCTCACAGCATGCCTCAATCTCTTCCTACAATACACAAGTGAAGGGATAAACGAATTGTGAAGCACAACACACTTCAGATGATCTGCAGTGTAACGTTTCATCCTAACAAAGACTGACCTGTCCTGTGAGGAACACAAGGACGTCTCCAGGAGCCTGAGTCACGTGAATCTGCAGTACCGATACCACACATGCTTCCAGATAATCAGCTTCAGGGGCCTAGACAAGACACAAATATTGATTGGTAAACACACAATTTAACTGTAAGTCATGCAAACAGACTAGTAATAGAGCGAGTAGCATGGACACGAGTTGACTGTGACGATTATGTAGATAGTACCTTTGTGTAATAGATGTCGACAGGAAACCTGCGACCCGGGATCCTgaacacaggggcattgtcgaAAAAACAGGAGAAACGCTCAGTGTCCAGAGTAGCACTGGCCACCAAGACCTTCAGGTCAGGCCGAAAGCGTGCGATGTCTTTGATCAGCCCAAACAGGATGTCTGTGTGTAAAGTTCTCTCATGAGCCTCATCAATGATGATCGCActgaagagaagaaataaaCCAGTGACTCAAAATGATCAGATTAATCAATGTAAAGTTTATAATGTGGAATTGTGTCCACACAAATTCTAACATGGGAAATTTTTGTATAGTTCTATGCAAATTAgcttaaaacacaaacacaataacaaaaacttTACCAGAGGgagattataaaataaaactaggcgatgaaataaaaaaaactaaatctgttATATTTATAAAGGTTATGCTATGGTAGTCTGACACTATTTAACTAATAGAACTAATTAGAAATCTTCAGTAATTATAAAGGaaattaatgtaaaacaaatacaagCCCACTGGGAAATGACTGGTTTTGTCTCACCCTTGTagatattttataaatacataaaacattacattaaaggGGCAGGTGGcagctgagtggttaaggcatcggactttggattggaaggtcacaaaataaattcccagcaccaccaagctgccacactgctggacccttgagcaaggcctcagctctgaataagggtgtctgccaaatgccattaatttaaaagtaataaaaaaaaaaacccttataaaaatgtgtatataattacaaattttacaatacacaatttataaaaaaaaaaaaacagtggaacctcggagctcgcgagggttagggaccaagaccggtcgcgggttcaattttcgcgacctttgatacgccttccaacccagtaaaacccaaagaacactatacgaaatcgatttaaatgagtaaataacactatttcactccataacacttaattattagactattttaacaatactttatgtaaattaacagcaattacaatgcttaattaaaaaaaataaagtacaggtacTTGCTCACGAGCcaatctgaatgagagtcgccggtcggaatgaaagtcgcgagcatgcgaggtcaCGAGCGCTGcggccgcgagctccgaggttccactgtacacagATAAATTCTGGAAAAATGTCTCATCTTTACCTATAACTAGCCAAATCAGGCTCGGTGAGGAACTCTCTCAGCAACATGCCGTCAGTCATGTACTTGAGCACGGTGCGTTCTGACGTGCAGTCCTCAAACCTGATACTGTAACCCAcctgaggaaagaaaatgattaGCACACAATGCTAAACACATTACACTTAAAGTATCAGTAATATTCCAGTGTCATTAGTTTTCCATGCAGATTTTTTTCAGAAACATAGAAAGccactggaagaaaaaaaatacaggaagaggaaaaaaactctCAAACCACATGCGTGTTGCATATTCATTTCAACCATTCTCACCTCATTTCCCAGCTTCACTGCCAGTTCCTGAGCCACTCTAGCGGCTACAGACATAGCTGCCACTCTGCGAGGCTGGGTGCACCCCACCTTCATCCCTCCTTTGGTATAACCCTTAAGGACACACAATGACCAAAACACAAAGTGAAACAttgggaatataaaaaaaagtgattaaacTTTTggaataaacagtaactaaatACAATgagtattttacagtaaatactTACATCCTCCAATAGGTACTGAGGAATCTGAGTTGTCTTTCCCGAGCCAGTCTCACCCTCAATAACCAGGATCTGGTGGTCTCTGATGGCAGCGAGAAGGTCTTCTCTGTATGGAAATATAGGCAAGCTGCGTCTTACTTCCTGGATGGACTGCTTTTGTTGTTCAGCCTGAGAGAGCTCTGGTTCCTTATCCTATCAGCAatcagacagagacagagagagacagagagagacagagagagacagagagagacagagagaaaacaaattaaaacagcAAGTCATTTATAAGACTAAGGAGAACCCCAGGATACTCATAGTTCTTAGACCAAATATGCAGGTTAAAATGAATTCCACAAGGAACATGCCACACtttacagcaaataaaatagaatcattgtattgtgtttgtattttgtacaaaaataatGCCACATTtcagggttttaaaaaaatcagcacTGTTTAATCTCGAATGTGACTGGTTAAATGTTGTTGATCGATTGTCTATAGCAGCACCTCTGAAAGTAATGCTGGCTGAAACAACATGCCCTTGTACTAATATacttctataataataattaatacaggGCTGTGAATAAAGAATGCAGAACATTAAAGAGTTTAAGAATGGGTAATTGTTGGTATGGTgacattttgtgtaaaatgttcttgctttcggcttctcccattaggggtcgccacagcagataatgtttgatttggcacatgtttttatgctggatgcccttcctaacgcaaccctcctcatttatctgggcttgggaccggcactaaggcttgtgcaaccctaatggctggttccctgaccagggatcgaacccttgccgcagcggtgagagcgctgcatcctaaccactagacattttgtgtaaataatttaaaattaaaataaaaagtgccaAAAAACATTAGCAATAGCACAACTTTctgataaaaatacaaatactgaAAAATTATACCTGGTGATTTTCATTGTAcagttttataaattaatattaagttaaaacaaaacaaacacacaaaaaatcagTATGGATGAATAAACCagtgtgaataaaaatataaattttaaaaagccaGAGGAATAGCAACCCTGAACTGAACCTACTCTTCAATTCCCTAGAGATTTTTAACTCTATTACTATTAGACATTTCTTTCCACAGTGAAGAGCTGAATGGATTTATGCACCGACCTTTTCGGTGTGTGTTCCTTTCATGGTGATAGCAGTGCTCACAAAGTTAATCATCTCATCCTCTTCGAGCACAAGCTGGtacttctccttctcctcctttatacgcctctctctctcttgtttggCCCCGAACTGCAGTGTGGCTGTGGCGACCCGTGCCTCTTCCCATCGTCCCTGCTCACCTCCTCCCTCTTTggggccctcgtcaaactccaACTCCATGTCTTTTTGAGGAATATTCTGTGGATGATCATGAGAGAGTCCAAATACAGAAATATTAGGAtcatataaagacattttcttGTATTTCTTCACCTGGCATTTAAAAAGTGGCACATAAAAGCATCTACTTCACATGTAACTAAGAGCTAAGACAGCTTTCTGTGTACAAATTTGCTCAGCATTACTTTATTACGGATCTCCTCGGGCATGTAGTAGCGgtttttcctctcttctttctcctttGCGCCGGCTTTCTTGTAGTCTCGGGCCAGGTCTCTGATCTGTTTCTTGTATTCCAggtctttcctctctttctcagtGAGAACATCACCAGAGAAAAGATACTCCTCATCTTTAATCTCTGCCTCCAGGTCCTCTAGCTTCTCCTGCTCACGTTTGGTCAGGTAGTCACGCCGTGACTGTTTCCGCAGCTCAGGCAGCTGAGAAAGAAGGTAAAAGCATAAATATATTGATTTTCATTATATaatacctttttattattatttgaacagagacattcaaataaaaagtcatgcaaataaatacaatgtacaTCTCACCATACTCCTCTGATCTTCTTCAGCCATCTTCAGTCTCTTCTGTGCCTCCTCATATGCCTAATCATGAGACAGTTGAAGATGTTTGGTTTAATGCATCATTCccaatttcattttaataaggtttaaatggatttttttgctAGTCTACCTTTTTGTCATTTCGTTCCAGTATGTGCCTCGTCTTCTCTTTGTCCCTCTGCTTCACTCGTTCTGCAAAAGCGTCTCTCTCCTCCAAGTCCTGTAATCTTtccctctcctccttctcccacTCTTCTTCCTCGTCATCATCTTTCTGCAATTTCTTTGCCTCATGTGAAGATGATTTGCTGGAAAGCAAAGTAAGAAGTGtgatgaaaaaaaggaagatcTAGCTAAACAAAGCTTAGAAAACCTCTCAGAGTATGCATTATGTTTCAGCCCATCAATGCTAAATGCATATTTAggtacttttttttccatttcacattcacaatacattttattggtATTGTATAAAGAAGTAAAGTGCCAGCCAGGCACAAAAACTGTTTTTCCCCTGAAGGCTTTACTCATCATTGTCCCTCATAACTGtcaaatttgtaaataaaatccaaatggtccatttgtaaactaaacacttgtaaataacatctgtacatttatttaacaacagttttactgtgtatatattgcattatttaactgtctggttctgttacattatgtttgtacttctcctgcactggaagctcctgacaccaagtcaaattccttgtgtgtggaagcatacttggtaataaagctatttctgatttgtgatagaagagtatctgcaagagtgaaagggaaagtttataggactgtggtgagacctgcgatgttgtatggattagagacagtggcattgagtaaaagacatgaggtggagctggaggtagcagagctgaagatgttgagattttcattgggagtgacgatgatggacaggattagaaacgagtttgttagagggacagcacatgtaggacattttgtagacaaggtgagggaggtaagattaagatggtttggacatgtgcagaggagggacatggggtatatcgataggagaatgctgaggatggagccgccaggaaggaggaaaagaggaagaccaaaaaggaggtttatggatgtggtgagggaagacatgcaggtggttagATGATCgtcgctgtagcgacccctaataggagctgCCAAAAGAAGATTCTCAATAAATTTTATTACATGTCCATCCAAGCTtcagttttcatttttaatgtttgcatcaagaaattttttattttgttcaatcTATGTTTGTAAGACCCGTATAAATATTTCGaacataaattataatataccTATTCGTGCAATAGCCCTGCTACAGTTATCCTTTGAATGGCAACATCATGAAGACAATCAAGCAAAagcaattatataaaaacaaaaactgaatttaaccatatgaaatattttactgtACATACAATAAAAAGTGTAATTTAGTAGAAATCCAtgtaatcaaaattaaaatccaGTTTTGAACAAATTATCTTTGGAAATTGGAAAAGTACAGGACCATGTATAGGGGCAGTGGTAGTCCAGGAGTTTACATAAACTGCATTTATCAGACACACCTAAGCAActtcaaaagtgctttgaggtttaatgaatgaatagatcAACACTGGTTTACTGGTTGGTGGACAAATATACAAACCATGTACTCGAGTTCAAATTTAGAGatacactcagtaaaatatCACTCCAGTAAAACTTCAGTATCCAAGAACCATGATTTACTATGGCTACaatgtttctattataattttGGTCATAAAGtctcttgcttaatcaactacgtttatgtaaaaagacactaatgttactcttagcacgcCAATCTattgatataattatattaattagtcaaaATCTCCttgatatttaattaaattattaattaaagccCAAAACTGTCTTTTCAActgttaagaaaaaaagaaaaaaaaaaaaaaacgccacaGGTCCATCATTCATTACTCTCAAATTGTTCTGCTTGCtgctgaactgatgctgaactgtatgttgatgATAAGATACCACAAAGCGCCAATCAAACCAAGTTCAAAAGAGAGTGTGTGCTGtacactgattggtggattgctgtgtgcttgaccagttaagtttttatctgctcagaattaaaaattaatgactgatttcacaaaatgtagtaagCTATTTGGCCTTAAAATGTAGAGAAGTAAAAGCCTCCCCAAATGGAAAGACTTCAGAAAactacagatatgtgaaaaaaaaagaaaaaaaacaaatagggaAAAAGTGTTTTAAGAAGAGGTCGTTTGATGATGggcagtgactcagctgttcggaCATATTGAgtaagttcattccaccaccgcGCTGCCAGAACAGAGTAGAGTTCTGATGTATACCTACCTCGTACCCTGAGAACAGGTGggaccagttgagcagtgctagttgttgttgttaaggCTCTGGTTTGGGAGTTAAAGCCCCAGCACTGTTAATCTGCCACCGTTGGGCCTTTGAGTAACAAAGTGCTAATTTACAGCTCACTCAGTGATCCATGTACATAGAACGGGGTTTCTTGCATTACGTCTTttactgataataaataaaCGGGATGATGACTGACATGACAAAGATCGTGCAAATGAGCAGGTGTCTTCAAAGTTTTTGCATAACTTGGTGGCAGAAGCTTGCAAAGATTCAGCTTTGTTTCGGTAAGGCTGTCAGTCATTGATTAGTATCTGGGATTGCTCCATACCCAGAGCTCTGATACTACGATCAGGAATGAAAATGTGCTGTagttaaatacacaaaaacatgacTGATGCATGCAATTTGggactcctcactcactcacttttccAATAATAGCATAAATGTGAAGACAGTTGATTTATAGGAAACTCTTAACTACGCAAGGAAAAGTCGAGCACCATGCATATTTTGCAGTTATTCGGTGCGAGTTACCAACATAAATAGTGGACCCGGTATAGCACCTGGTTTACAGTGTCTAATCCTATGTAAACAAACTAACGTCTCAGAATGCAAAAGTATGTGCTACTTTAGGCCTTTATTCAGTAttattgctgaaaaaaaaatctaaattacagtaactgtttgtgttttttataactttttgcCAAATTGAAGTAGATTGTGTCAACAATTACACAGATGGCTGATATTATAAGCATGTAAAAGTTCAGCAATCTGTAACAGTGTTGGGCAGGAAAATGCCAAACTTTTCATTCTGACATGGAACCCATGTGAGCAGGTGCGCCATCTAGTGGATGCCGAATTTTTTAAACACGCAGTTGAGCCCAATGTATGGAAAGGCCTAATTCATCCCGGTTTTGAGAGACTAGATAATGgaacagtataaatatataaatgtacaaattatattttcattgaaaaatcctcccttagcacgaacagttttacacactcttggtttataaacattcagctgaaatagtTTGCCATGTGTCCGGTAAAAGTTGCCAAAGATCTTCTTTGCTAGGATATTTCTCtcaccttgtgatccagttcatcacaGAGTGTACAGTGACTTGGCATGATAGATAACGCCCCAAcccactgtttgctctctaaaaaATTCAGAGATTGAATGTATGATTTGGGTCGCTCTTTAGCCGTATGGTGAAGACGGTTCTGATTAGCCAGACGGGATAGCATGgcatt
The DNA window shown above is from Silurus meridionalis isolate SWU-2019-XX chromosome 12, ASM1480568v1, whole genome shotgun sequence and carries:
- the LOC124394443 gene encoding pre-mRNA-splicing factor ATP-dependent RNA helicase DHX16-like — protein: MANLEQWVRDRLHEILGLSDKYVAQFMINLAQKSSAPEDFVARLQQTGTIDIDQRVTAFAQELYNKVPKKQVVEKPSRAIERQVIEMERKNRTYTLLEDSDSDAEVSKDGGKDKKSREKDRGKKRKHLRQKRDESSLSSDDEKNSKSSSHEAKKLQKDDDEEEEWEKEERERLQDLEERDAFAERVKQRDKEKTRHILERNDKKAYEEAQKRLKMAEEDQRSMLPELRKQSRRDYLTKREQEKLEDLEAEIKDEEYLFSGDVLTEKERKDLEYKKQIRDLARDYKKAGAKEKEERKNRYYMPEEIRNKNIPQKDMELEFDEGPKEGGGEQGRWEEARVATATLQFGAKQERERRIKEEKEKYQLVLEEDEMINFVSTAITMKGTHTEKDKEPELSQAEQQKQSIQEVRRSLPIFPYREDLLAAIRDHQILVIEGETGSGKTTQIPQYLLEDGYTKGGMKVGCTQPRRVAAMSVAARVAQELAVKLGNEVGYSIRFEDCTSERTVLKYMTDGMLLREFLTEPDLASYSAIIIDEAHERTLHTDILFGLIKDIARFRPDLKVLVASATLDTERFSCFFDNAPVFRIPGRRFPVDIYYTKAPEADYLEACVVSVLQIHVTQAPGDVLVFLTGQEEIEACCELLQERCRRLGSKISELIVLPIYANLPSDMQAKIFNPTPPGARKVVVATNIAETSLTIDGIIYVIDPGFCKQKSYNARTGMESLIVTPCSRASANQRAGRAGRVAAGKCFRLYTAWAYKHEMEETTVPEIQRTNLGNVVLLLKSLGINDLIHFDFMDPPPHETLVLALEQLYALGALNHLGELTKLGRRMAELPTDPMLSKMILASEQYKCSEEVLTIAAMLSVNNSIFYRPKDKVVHADNARMNFVVPGGDHLMLLNVYSQWVESGYSTQWCFENFIQFRSMRRARDVREQLEGLMERIEVELFSADGDNICIRKAVTAGYFYHTARLSKGGYKTVKHQQTVFVHPNSSLFEEQPRWLIYHELVFTTKEFMRQVIEIDSSWLLEVAPHYYKGKELEDGSSKKMPRKQGKAREELG